The DNA region tttttcctgaagaaaagATTATAGCTTTCATCAGTTTTCCAATGAAGTCCACAATTCAGAGCAGATTCAGAATCAGTTCTTCAGAAAGTTGAAGAAAAACCTAAGAAGCTTTcctaaaaatatgtacatttatttactCTATCTTGATGCTTAAATTAGGGTTGCAGTAGCCTTTTTAAAGCTAGGGGTTCAGAATCAGTACTGTAGACTAAGTAAGTTGCTGTCAAGGAGTTTAAAAGGGTAAAAAGTAACACTGAATGACGGAAAGAATGCTAGACTGGAGGCTCTTATTCCAGCTTTACCACCAATTAACTCTATCAgtactttttattgatttttactgAAAGGCCCCTGAGGTAAAACACATACATCAATAACAACTGCTCACTAGAACAGTGACCTTGATTAGTGACAGAGGCGCAAAGAATTAATGAACTCTAACAGTGATTGCTAAACTTGAGCGTGCTTCAGAATCATCTGGAAGGCTGGTTAAACACATCAAATGAAACACATcaaattcagtaggtctggagtggCACCTGAGAATCTGTATTTCTAACAGGTTCTCAGGTGACACTGATTCTGCTGGCCTGGATATCACACTTTTTAAGAAACAATTAGTTTCTTCCTCTGAGGTCATTAAATCTCTCTAGGCTCTGGTTCCAACTTCTAAAAATAATCATGTAGGCTCGATGATGCCTCAAGTCTcgttaaaaattatagaaaaagaaagactcaaaatactgtaaaataaatgaaatattaataaagcTGAAACAGAGAAGAGGATGGCCCATGGGCAAAAATGACATACTTATTTTAGGAATCTATccaaatatttccattttctctgtgcTTCCACTATACTGTGTTCATAACTAATTTGTTGATTTTCCTGTCTATCCCACTAAACTTCTAAGTTGATTAAGGATAGGGACTATCTAATTACAGAATACAGCTAGTTCTcaaatgtctgttgaatgaatacTCCTTTATCTCTACCacaaaaactttataaaaatgcaaaaaaaaattgatttctgtGAGGAGAAAGACTGCACTTTTAAACAGTAATTGTAAAGGTCTATAAAACTTTCTCAGAATCCTCAAGAGAATAGGTAGTCAAATGTTAACTGACTAAACTGAGACACGCATAGATTAATGTGGCTTGCTGTGAACTTGAATTTCCAACCACCCAATGGAAGATTAAGTACTATTATATTGAAAGTTCCCAGatgtatttaaaatagaattataaaatgtaagctgtaatgataaaaattaatgttCATATAACAAAGCAAAAAATCCCTCTGAAGATATGCCATGTCATGAAGGTTCTAAGAGTATAttgtaaatactttaaaatactttattatccTACTTACCCTAAATCCTCACAAAGGGAATATATTACAGTTGATGGTTATATTTTTAGGTTGATGATTCTGAACAGAATCAGCCTATGTCCAGTCAATCAATGACCTTAATTAATGGTATCTATTAAATCACCTGAACAATATTTCCCAAGTAACTTCCTTTTTCTGGAGGTGTTGGAGGAAAGTACCCTTGAGGTGTGATCTTGCTCTGGAGCATAGTAGAACTATTGCATGGGTCATGGACAATATTTAAAGTATGAAAGAGAAAATCCTTTAGCTACAAATATCAGTGACCACTATATAATCAATTCTGAGAGGTGTTATTCAAAAAGGCTGCATGTATTAATAATCTTCAGCCTGAAGATCTCTATCTAACTGAATCAGCGAGACACCTACTTAGAAGgtctcttattttcctttttctgttaagTATTTGATCCCAAACTCCTACTCTAGGAAAGAAAACAGCACagctattttaaaacaattagctTGGTTATACTTTGTAAAGCATCAGCTGCATCCCATGtgatttttaaagcaacaaagataaaacagCCTTGGGCAACCAAAAAGCACATGACATCtcaaaactgctttttaaatgtaatgaaACCTATAGACTTATATGCAAAAGATAtagataattatattaaataaattgtggaaattaaaatatgacttctgaaaaaacagaaacaaatctggttataaaacaaaaactcatgCATTCTTCTGAAATAAAGATATTAGGAAAAATTGTGTTCATACAAACTGCCATCAGTCTAAAAACTAAATAGAAGAAGTAAGGCAATTTTCAAGTGACCATGAACACACCAGTATTAATTATCATTAATAAATATGGAAAATCATAGCaatgtaatttacatttattacTATAAGGTTATTTGAAAACACCaagatatttcacaaaaataaGACTATGAGGAAAGGTGTGCATGAAatctattctaaaatataaaaactaattgGCAAAGAATCAACTAAATGGGCTTTCAGAAACTGAGATTATAGAATCTCACAATAACtgacagaataaaataagaaaacatttttgaaaaggcaTAACctcttttattataatatttatttcatggTTTTTCTTAAACCCAGACATTTGCCACAAACACTATGTGAGTGTCAGTAAAAGCTTAGAAAGGTtataaaacacaggaaaaaaaccaaagtaatcttaatcttgaaaaaagatgACCTAAGAAAAGATGATAAACACTGAAAAATAGGGCGATCAATGCACAATATTAGAAATAGTATGACAAAGGGAACTCAAACTTCATTACAAGAgaacattttaaagagatattttttttttgctgggatatataaaaaactgttttatttcaaaagaaatggtCAACTAGAAACTTTTCCTCTTGAAAATGAGGTACtcttccaaagaaaaataagattatataAAACCCCAGTATTCTTATATTTAATGATATAGCAGATGCTTGAACATAGTATTATTCTGCTTAACTAGGAAGATCAGCTTTTATTGCACTTGTAATGTTTGTGTTTAGTTCtctaatttttacttaaaataaagcAATGTAGTGCTAATActgtctttaattttaaataaatattgatcaTACATTCCTGTTACACAATGTTAGTGCGCCATACTCAACTAGCAGCAGATGACGTGCTACTCTGCTTTACTGAAtaagctctcttctctttctctaattGTTCCACATAGATAACCCTTATTCATCCAACTCAACTCTTACCTTCTCTAAGACAAATAGTATTTTTTATCCATATATCTCAAGGGTAATTAGAACACATACAGAATGAAGatatatttcttgaattttctctattaattttGAACCTCAACACAGGGTGTTAGTcatactcaggaaaaaaaaaatccaacgtTTTAAAAGGCCAGAGCTATTTTAGTACTAAcaagaattaaagaaaacagagaaagacaaGAACAATTAAAGAACTGAACACAGAATaggaaaccaaaacaaagcatcCATTACTTAAGCTGTATACAAGAgtccattcttttacattttcaatgGCCATGTAACAGTTTGATGACTTTGAATATCCCTAAAGTTCATCTGGTTTATGAACcactatttaagaaatgctttatCAGATAAACAAATTGGACTTGGTATGCATCTATatactgtttttttgtgtgtaaggTGAATAAAGACTCAAATAATACTTTTCTGAGGCAGATCTCTAAATTACCATTTACCACATTATCACAATAGCCTATTAAAGATTAGTGAAAGTATCTTTAATTAATTCAAGGTAGTTTATTATGTGACATGCTCAAGCACTGCAAGTAGAACTAGAGTTGACACCCTGATAATTCCCCAGTAGAAAGGCAGGCTGACATGCATGTATATACTTCATACGCTCAATTATAGTTGCAAGACATTACTTTGTTTACAGTGAGCTAATACGTCATAAGTAAACTTGTTAGTAGTAATAACCTCAGTTAAAGGATATTTACTCTTATGTTTTGAATAAATATACCGTAAACTTAACATGGAACTGAAAACTCCTATTTTTTTTGGGAGGAGGGAGTGGTGTCTTGTTACCTTACCCAGGTTGGAcacaactcctgggctcaggcaatcttcctgcctcagtcttccaagtagtgTACATTGCTGAATCTGGCTGCAGATTCCATCTTAATATAATTTAGAATTCACGCTTTTGAGTATGATTCTTGCAAGGGTAACTAgctaatgacattttttttttttttttgagacggagttttgctcgttacccaggctggagtgcaatggcgcgatctcggctcaccgcaacctccgcctcctgggttctggcaattctcctgcctcagcctcccaagtagccgggattacaagcacgcgccaccacgcccagctaattttttgtatttttagtagagacaaggtttcaccatgttgaccgggatggtctcaatctcttgacctcgtgatccacccgcctccgcctcccaaagtgctgggattacaggcttgagccaccacgcccggcccgctaatgacattttaaagtaaaataattaatagCCCTAAAGAAATTCATGGAGATATGTTAGGCCAGAGTAGTAGCTCaagcctatattcccagcacgtTGGAGGCCATTATCAGGCGGATCATGTGAGGAcaggagttctgagaccagcctagccaacatggtgaaaccctgtctctactactaaaacaaaaattagccaggcgtggtggcgtatgcctgtaatcacaggtactggggaggctgaggcacaaaaatcgcttCAGCCCCAAGGCGGCGGTTGCTGTGAGcaaagataatgccactgcactccagcctgagcaagagtgaaacaagaaaggaaaggaaaggagagaaggaaaaggaaaagaaaggaaagggagagagagagagaaagaaagagaaggaaagaaagagaaatccatACAGATATATAATACTCATTTTAAAGTcagaaatgtttataatttacatttcttttaaaaagttttaaaattgagggttttctattttttaaaaaaagctaatttaaaataaaattccaacccataaaattttacatataacaaaaataaaaatcaacctaCAAAACTAGTTCTTTCCTATTCATCGAATTCAATTGCATGTTCAGCTCTTGATATAGGTTAACCCGCAGTGTCCAACTATAAGAATTAAGACTTTTCAGTTctataattttgtattatattgTAGGCTCTAATCAGTTTGagactgaaggaaataaaaagttaaatgttttaaaataatgtacttGTTAACAAAAATGTACTAGAATTACATTGTATATGATGACAAAAGgtcaaaaattgaaataatctcTGCAAGTATTTAAGTAACTGTCTTCTATAATTTAATTTTGCCAAAGAAGGAGAAACTACCCAACATTTGAAGATATCAATTTCATTTTGTAGCTgctgctgtatttttaaaagcatcaacTTCAAATACCTCAACCTTTATAGAAAGACAGAAACACAGAACAAATTATGTATAAGTACCCTCAGGGTACTTAGAGGAGACAATGACATTGCTTTCAAGTCCAGTTGAAATGTCACATACTACCTACACTACCTTAGACTAATGCCTTAGACCCTTTGCTCAAAGAAACCAAGAGGCTTGTATTCTAAAAatagaggctgggggagggggagcagggaggaaaagaaatggccaaaagagaacagagaaagtgTAAAAGCTGGTTGAAAGGCCTTAAATGACCCAGTTCAAGGTCCTCCtttgacagataaggaaactataACCCAGAGAGATGAAAGCCCATAAACTATGTCATTCAGTGTCATAAAGAttatgaggaagaggaagaagatccAAGTTTCAGGCCTTCTTTCCTTCCAGTTCCATTTACTTTCCATTATCTTTTCCCCCCTCCCCGCACCATCGCTGTCTTCTACTTCATCACATCACACCTCTGGCTCAAGAGTCCAAAGGGAATGCCAGTATCTCAGCAGTTTACCAGAGAAGTTTATCTTTAAGCACCAAAATCCTTTTCCCTAAAATCTTAGGTTATGAAACAGGTAAAAGCAGGGTAGCTTTGACCAAAGTCTAAGTGGGAGGGCAGCCCCAATGGTGGCAGCCCCAGAGGCTGGTTTAAAAGCTTCCCTTTCATTATCACCCCTGTCTCCTCTCTAGCATTCCGCCAATTGAAATCAACTCAATAACCTGGTTTCTCAACATCTGTCCCTGCCTCATGGACCCTTTATGccagctaatttgtattattttccatGAATACTTATTTCTCCTATATATGTATCCATCCTATCACTTCTTCCTGCACAAACAGAATAATTATGTCCTTTTCTATCTGAAAACATTTCTCCTgccaatttcaaaataattatattaattttcttctccTAAACATACCATCTCCTAGGCATTCATGTATTGAATTTGAACAATACAAAAATGCTATCATAAAAACGTCACTAATAAGGCTTAACTAGAGtatagaagagaagagagaagtaaATAGCTAACTTATATTAACAAGACAGTACATTGCAAATTACATGCAGTAACTACCATTTCTAGGTGAAGACACTGGCAAGACTACTTTGGAAAATAGGCAGGACTTGGCTAAAACAATTGCTAGTGGTTGATTACCAAAATTAGTGCTAATCTTTTAGATTAGAATGCTACTTACAAATGTATTATTAATCTGTTTAAATCCTTACTTGTAAAATCATCTCATGCTGACAAATTAACCAAGGAAGAGACTTAGAATAATATAGCCCCATTCCTATAACACACACAATGTGAAGTCTACTATACTCCTTCAAACTTGAGCTCTGTGAGAAGAACCTTCAAATATAAGGACTGAGTTTTCTATACTCTGTAATAATCCTTACCAGCTGGTACCTAGTATACATTCAGTTTGCAGAAAGATAGTATTTTGTAACCAACAAAGGTGTGAATGTAATTTGACTAAGACTAACTCCCAGTTTTTTTCCTAAAACTTTCTCCCTAGGAAACTGATTATTTGGAAAAAGTCTGAGTATAAAAGCAGTAACAAAATTAAGAACACTAggctatacattttttaaataaaggtgaaAAACTGAACCAAGACCAAtcttttttagaaatatatctcAAAACAAATGTAGAATTCACAACAAAAATTTACTGAAAAGTTCTATGAAACACTGATTAAATATAAAGCTGGATGTTAAGTAAACATGATTTTTTACCTAATTgcatataattttgaaaagaaatacaatCTGTTTGGTTTGACTGATGTTTAAAGTCAGGTGCTCTTGTGTATATAATccctttttccaaaaaaaaaaaaaaattatgtttcagaaatataaaaggattattcatttaaaaataaaaattatattaaatagttCAAATCCAgtgattcttaaaaaataaattgtttcagTGTACTCTAACATATGCTACCATAAGTATaataagaaagtaaataataaatccTACTCATAATACAAATACTAAACTCCTAACCAAAAATCCTAAAAAGTATACACTGTGCAGCCTACCTGGTCTATTCTGGATGTTCCGGCTGCAGTGCACCAACTATCTTGGAGTGAATCTGAGCCCCAAGCTGGCAACTGCAAACTAGATCTCACCTTCAATAGCATAGAAGTTTTCATCAGAAATGAGCAGTTGTCTTCCCCAAACCcacccaaagaaagaaagaaaataaaaaataaagttctatcATAAATCCTCATTCCATCCATTAAcagtttaagaaaaacaaaaacctcatttGCAATAGCCATAAGGAAActtcaacaaaataataaaaagcctgaaaaacaaaaacagtctcATCGTCATATCTATTAGGCCACATTTAGGAAATATAATACGTGATttagtgaaaataaatttaaatcagaTGTGAAAAGCCCTAATATCATTTTGCCACAATCATAGCTGTACTAAGTATATCCTAATATATATACAGCCGATCATAGTCAAATCTAAGAATAGTTACAATTACAGAACATTTTAGCTTAGCTACGTTATAGGAGAAACAAATTTTGGTGGCCCATTATAGTTTATAAAGTAAAGCATTCTTAAAGAGCTGCCAATTGAAAGCTTCaacatgtatttaataaatacaacAAGGTTTTCTATGTTTTACTAagcttattttcctttgagtgttTAGAGAATTTTTTTACACTCTCAATTTTCTCTGTATAGCTATCTCAACCTTTGTTAATTAAATTACATGCTTAAAAATTAGAACTTTATTTGAAAGAATGTTAATTTTACCatactactaccaccaccacccatCTACCTATTTTGAACGATTAACATGAGAGATAAGGTTATTTACATACCATTCTTACCTGTAAGGGTAACAGTGTATTACTATTGTTGTCTGTTCTGAAAACATTATCTTCAATCCAAGATTTTGGAGTCAGTGATGGAGTTGAACGAGTAAATTTCGGTGGTGCAATGACATTACCAGAAAACGGTTTCTTCAATGGAGATATCTGATTCATAGTTCCTGGAATTCCCATGTTGCCGGTTCTACGGTGATCTCTGCCATGCATTGCTCCCCAGGACATACTTCCCGTGCCCCAGCCACTGCTCTGATGGTTGCTCCAGGGAGATTGTTTCAGAAGAGGCTGGGAAAAACATATCTATTTAAATTACGGCATTTAAAGAGTTTACaagaatttataaaacaaaatatatgaagacaAAAGAATACATCTTTCCTAGCTTATACAAGTTAATAGTCTTGAGATCTTTTTACGTGAAATCATATTTGATGCTGGTAAGGTTTTCATCTTCTTGTCTACTATAAATATCATGCTATTTTATGACAGTTATGAAAACAGAACCATGtacttttttccttcaaaaataactatatacatgataaatatgaagaaaaaaataaattaaaattaactttgaagATTCTTAAAGATATAATCTACACGGTGATCTAAAAGCAACTATATTATGCTAGGCATACAACTAAATATACGGTCTTTGTTAATTAAAATATCCTACTCATCCAAGTGAAATATTTAGACTTCATGTTTCCAAAACAAGTTGTACTACTACAAAAGTGATAATTTACTCAATTGCACAAATTAAAAACCCCTTTTAGAATAAGAACAGCCTAGAAACTATGTCATTTTTCTACATTGTTTATTTAACTGTTACGGCATTTTATTCCAGTTTTAGTACAGTTTGTTTTAAAGTGTAAAAacactttatttgtttttatttcacttaattatCCATGAACTGTGAAGCAATTATCTGATGTTGCCCATAGGTGGATCCACTGAGGTATACTGCCAACTAACTATATGCTTTATTTCAGTAGAGATCTTGATACAAGTCTCCATCAAGTTGAttcattttcaaaagtaaattacATCCTAATCTTAAACCTGGGGCAAGAAAAGCTAAGTCATTAAAGAATGGAAATCCCACCGAAAGGCTGTAATTGTAGTTTggggtttttggtattttttttttaaaagaagtactCATTGCTGGTAATTCTACTGTCAATACGTTTATACTTTAATACTTTGGTGATAAGATGTAGCGAAAGAAGTATGAGCCATAcagttactaaaaataaatatggttCTCTTAAAATTGAACCTTTTATAAGACAATTATAAGAGAAAATCCTGATCTATAGCACCAATGTTTAAGAACTTTTAAATGCTGACATAATCACGAGCAGATATTACTCCTTCCCCCTCCACAGAGTCCCAAAGCATAAGTAGGGAGCCATGGACAAATCACTTCACTCTTGAGGGACTTACTTTCCTTATTAAATAAGTTAATGCTCAAAGTTGTCTTCCAGTGATCTAAAAGTCCATATGAAAGCTGTGTGACCTGTCACACTCCATGACTAGACATTTTTTGTCCAAAAGGAGATTACAGTTAAATATGGATCATGGTATATGTGATTCCAGTGCTTTATATCACAActttaagaatacaaaattacctaTAGATAATTTTCTGTGGACAAGTTTCCAGTTAACAAAATGAAGACCCTGAGACACAAAAGGACAGTTGCTGACGATTATAAAAATCATGTAAAAGtggaaagttatttcaaaatcCCTGTCTTCAAACCTTATAGGCCACATTCCCTTTTGTAAGaaagaaattcaacaaaaacTGTTAACTGTCACTTTGGGTTATTTAGATAAACTTAACTTTCACTTAGATTACTTCACATAGTATTCACTTTGAAAAGGGTAATCCTTGAAAACTTTGGTCAACTGAGAAAGTTATGAGGTTAAGGTCAAATTTTGCTTCTCTGTCAATCCTTAATCACGAAAATGGAAAATGGCCTTAAACAGAATGAACACTGCAACAAATGCTAACAAGATTAAACACTAACAAGACATTCTTTCAAAGTCAGCTCACCAACCCACCAGTCACCCAAAAATTGTATTGAGggaataacaacagcaacaacaaaaattaaatcacaaaAGATCCAGATACTCTGCCCAGTGTTATTTCATAATATTACCTACTTAAAATACACACGGCCCACATAGTCCCTTGTAGAAGTTTAAGACCACCAAAGAATGTACCGAAAGTCTAGGAGGAGATACACTAATCCCAGTTCCAAGTTTAGTTTTGTCCTAAAACCCACAAAACATAACCCCAACATTGAAAAGCACACACACTAGGACAATCATGGGGTATCTCGGTTTGAACCGGAGCCGTCACTAGCAGTTTCTCTGTCCCAGTCCTGTGACAGCCGAGGACGAGGCCCCGCGGGAACCAGGTCTGGGGAGGAACGCGGCCGGCGGCTCCCTCCCGACTCGCCGGTGGCCCAAAGTGCGGCGCTGCCGGCAGGTTGACCGTGGGCGGAGCTTTGGGAGCGGCTCCAAGGACCCCCGGGCGGGATGTGGCTTCACGGTGAGATCCCGCCGGCCAATTAAGAATGAAACaaactccaaagaaaaaaatgcctttccGCCTTCCCTCATTGGACCGCGGGGCAGAATCAAGGGCTCCCCCGGACGCACCTTCTCCAGCAATCATATTTCTCCTGCCCAAGTTCACTCCCCACGGCCGCTCTTCCGAGGCCCCCGGCCCGTCCCCGTCCTCGCCGCGCCTCCCTGGGTCGGCGGTCCGGGACGCCGGCCCTCTAGGCCCGGGGCACCCGGCGGAGCCCTGGGGGCGCCCTGTAGGAGGGCCGGGGGGAGTCGCCGCGCCGGGATGTTAGAGGGGGCGCCGGGCCAGAGGCGGCTCCCAGAGCGACCTCCTCACCCAGGTCCCCGCAGCCCACGGTGgccactgccctcctgccctgCCGGAGGCTGGGGTTTCGCGTCCTGTCACGGTTGTCAGCCCTCTCAGTCCCGCTCTCACTTGGGCGAGTGGCTCCCGTCGCGGCTTCTCTCCGAGCTAAGGTCGGGTCCCTGGCCTCCCCGCCGCCGCCTCCGTCCCCCACCCGCGGTATCCTGGCCCGGTGGCGCAGCCAGGCTGCCGCCCGCCGTACCTGGTGGTGGTTATACGAGTTCCTCTGCTGCAGGAAGGCGGCGGCCGCCGCCTGGTGCTGCTGCTGGAGCTGCGGGCTGACGGGCGATCTCCGGCTCTGCGGCTGCTGCGGCGCCGTAGGCGGCGGGGGCTGCTGTTGAGGTAAATTCatggcgggcggcggcggcgggggcacGGCGGTCGCCGAGAAGGGGCCGCCgaagccgccgccgccgccgctgccgccgctcGCCGGCACGCTGAGCCCCGCGCAGCCATGCGGCGACACCGGCGAGAAGCTCGGGAAAAAGGCCGGGTTCATGGACGACGGCAGCCCGGGGTAGAAGCCGTTCTCAGAGTCGGGGCTGGGCGGCGGCATGGCGCTGAGCGAGCCGCCGCCGCCGGCGCCGTTCGGGGTGGTGGCCGACGAGCCGGgcggctgcggctgcggctgGGGCGGCTGCTGGGGTGGTGGCGGCTGCTGCGGCGGCTGGGGCGCCGGCGgctgctggggctggggtggcGGCGACGCGGTCTGCACCGACCAGGGGGTGCCGAAGCCGggcagcggcggcggcgacgCGGAGCCGCCTccccctccgcctcctgggggccccccgcccccgccgccgctgccgccgccgccgcccgggtGTGGAAGGTCCGGGCTCTGCAGACTGCTGAAGGCGCCCGCGCCGAGCGCCCCGCCGGGCAAGAGGTTACTAGGACTGTTGAGCAGAGGGTGGTTGGGGGACTCCATGGAGCCCGGTGCGGGGTTCACCGGCGGCGTCGAGGGGGCCAAGCCCGCATTGGGGGACTCGGCGGCGCTGCCCTCGCCCGCGGCTGGGGTCTTGCGAGGGCTGCCCGCGCCTCCGTGGCGGCGCCGCGGGGCTGTGGGCGACGAGGGCGGGAGCTGTGGGAGCGGGGGCAGGTCGGCTGGACGCTGCCGCTGGGCGAAGTCCTGCGACGGGAGGTGCTGCGGGTGCGGGAGTCTGAACTGCTGcggctgctgttgctgctggcgCTGGGCGAGCTGCGCGGGCTGGAGGAGATGGCCGgccggcggcagcggcggcgggcTGAACTGGCCCGGGCAGTGGAGCGGCGGAGGCGGCGGCAGCTTCGAGTCCggagggtggggaaggtggggagggctgaactctttcctcttctggctgctcagctgctgctgctgctgccgcttaCTGAAGTCCTGCGGGGAGGAGgtgcggcagcagcagcaggaggaggcggaggaggaggaggggtggtgCAGACTCGGTTTGAAGTcctgggaggggaggaggtgggtCACACCCGCGATCGTGCCGCCGCCGGGGTGGTGGTTGGGGAGTTTCTCCGCGGCCGCCGCCCCCGAAAGCGGCCGCGCCGGCTGCTGTGTCAGCCCCAGCAGCAGCTCATCCTGCATGGTCTGCTGATGCGCCAGGAacggggaggaagaggaagcgGCAGCGGCCGGGCTGCCCGCGCCGCCGCTAAGGGGGATGGAGAAGGGGGAGGCGGCCTCTAAGAAGCCGGTGACAGGCAACGGTAGCGGCGACAGCGGGCCGAAGGGCGTGGCGGAGGGCAGCGAGTTGGCGGACCCTGTGGCGTAGGGACTGTACGCCTCGCCGCTGAACAAGGGCCCGGGGCTGCTGCttcggggcggggcggggcggtcTGCAGCACCCCAAACCCGAACTCCCT from Callithrix jacchus isolate 240 chromosome 3, calJac240_pri, whole genome shotgun sequence includes:
- the CPEB2 gene encoding cytoplasmic polyadenylation element-binding protein 2 isoform X4, translated to MQDELLLGLTQQPARPLSGAAAAEKLPNHHPGGGTIAGVTHLLPSQDFKPSLHHPSSSSASSCCCCRTSSPQDFSKRQQQQQLSSQKRKEFSPPHLPHPPDSKLPPPPPLHCPGQFSPPPLPPAGHLLQPAQLAQRQQQQQPQQFRLPHPQHLPSQDFAQRQRPADLPPLPQLPPSSPTAPRRRHGGAGSPRKTPAAGEGSAAESPNAGLAPSTPPVNPAPGSMESPNHPLLNSPSNLLPGGALGAGAFSSLQSPDLPHPGGGGGSGGGGGGPPGGGGGGGSASPPPLPGFGTPWSVQTASPPPQPQQPPAPQPPQQPPPPQQPPQPQPQPPGSSATTPNGAGGGGSLSAMPPPSPDSENGFYPGLPSSMNPAFFPSFSPVSPHGCAGLSVPASGGSGGGGGFGGPFSATAVPPPPPPAMNLPQQQPPPPTAPQQPQSRRSPVSPQLQQQHQAAAAAFLQQRNSYNHHQPLLKQSPWSNHQSSGWGTGSMSWGAMHGRDHRRTGNMGIPGTMNQISPLKKPFSGNVIAPPKFTRSTPSLTPKSWIEDNVFRTDNNSNTLLPLQDRNRMYDSLNMHSLENSLIDIMRAEHDPLKGRLSYPHPGTDNLLMLNARSYGRRRGRSSLFPIDDGLLDDGHSDQVGVLNSPTCYSAHQNGERIERFSRKVFVGGLPPDIDEDEITASFRRFGPLVVDWPHKAESKSYFPPKGYAFLLFQEESSVQALIDACIEEDGKLYLCVSSPTIKDKPVQIRPWNLSDSDFVMDGSQPLDPRKTIFVGGVPRPLRAVELAMIMDRLYGGVCYAGIDTDPELKYPKGAGRVAFSNQQSYIAAISARFVQLQHGDIDKRVEVKPYVLDDQMCDECQGARCGGKFAPFFCANVTCLQYYCEFCWANIHSRAGREFHKPLVKEGADRPRQIHFRWN
- the CPEB2 gene encoding cytoplasmic polyadenylation element-binding protein 2 isoform X6 — translated: MQDELLLGLTQQPARPLSGAAAAEKLPNHHPGGGTIAGVTHLLPSQDFKPSLHHPSSSSASSCCCCRTSSPQDFSKRQQQQQLSSQKRKEFSPPHLPHPPDSKLPPPPPLHCPGQFSPPPLPPAGHLLQPAQLAQRQQQQQPQQFRLPHPQHLPSQDFAQRQRPADLPPLPQLPPSSPTAPRRRHGGAGSPRKTPAAGEGSAAESPNAGLAPSTPPVNPAPGSMESPNHPLLNSPSNLLPGGALGAGAFSSLQSPDLPHPGGGGGSGGGGGGPPGGGGGGGSASPPPLPGFGTPWSVQTASPPPQPQQPPAPQPPQQPPPPQQPPQPQPQPPGSSATTPNGAGGGGSLSAMPPPSPDSENGFYPGLPSSMNPAFFPSFSPVSPHGCAGLSVPASGGSGGGGGFGGPFSATAVPPPPPPAMNLPQQQPPPPTAPQQPQSRRSPVSPQLQQQHQAAAAAFLQQRNSYNHHQPLLKQSPWSNHQSSGWGTGSMSWGAMHGRDHRRTGNMGIPGTMNQISPLKKPFSGNVIAPPKFTRSTPSLTPKSWIEDNVFRTDNNSNTLLPLQDRNRMYDSLNMHSLENSLIDIMRAEHDPLKGRLSYPHPGTDNLLMLNGRSSLFPIDDGLLDDGHSDQVGVLNSPTCYSAHQNGERIERFSRKVFVGGLPPDIDEDEITASFRRFGPLVVDWPHKAESKSYFPPKGYAFLLFQEESSVQALIDACIEEDGKLYLCVSSPTIKDKPVQIRPWNLSDSDFVMDGSQPLDPRKTIFVGGVPRPLRAVELAMIMDRLYGGVCYAGIDTDPELKYPKGAGRVAFSNQQSYIAAISARFVQLQHGDIDKRVEVKPYVLDDQMCDECQGARCGGKFAPFFCANVTCLQYYCEFCWANIHSRAGREFHKPLVKEGADRPRQIHFRWN